The genomic window AGGGCTAATTGACTATCCTAGCCTAACCATCAAACCAAGCAATAAACCAGGCCAAATGGTAAACCGAACTAAACACTGCCTATCCTAGCCTAACCATCAAACCAAGCAATCAATACAGGAATAAGACCAATTGATTACAACCCACAGCAACTAGCCACAAAACATAGCAAAAACAGCAAAATAGAAGCAAATCCAGAGGTAAATGGCCAGACAGCCCACTCTAGTGGAAaacattgaaaattaaaaactaaaacacAAGTACAAGTGCAATAAAAGGTTTTTAGCCCCTCTACACTTCTGAAACATGAACCCCACTAAAACAAAACTTTGAATACTGAAAAGGAAATGAAACCGTGAATCATAATTGCTATTCATTAATTCAGTATGTACTAGTAGTGGCCTATGTATACACAGATCATAAGCAGAATTATGTTGTGCAGGACAGGATGGAATCAAAAAGAAAATCACGGGGAGATTCCAATCAACAATAAAAAGTAATCTGGATTAGACTGGGAATCATAGGAAGAGCAATATGACAGCAGATTTTGAGGAAGCAATAGAGCTTTATGTAAATACATAATTTTCTATATGCTATATTATTTTCTAAGAACAGAAATGCGGATAATGAAAACCAAAGATGTATTGCAGGACAGAAGATTACCTAACCTGGAAATAGAAGAATGAAGAGACAACTGCGCTCAGCCAGATGAACAATGATATATGCAACAGGTAAGTTGATGACAGTATAAGCCAGAGTCCTTCCAGTATGGGCCAAACTTTATGCTTCACTAAAGAAGTGGATGACTTTGGGGAACCTATTGGAGTGGGTTCAGTCCTATCAATCTCACCAGCTACATTCTTGTGGTTGGAATCAGATTctctaaattcaaaataaataaacaaataattatgaTAATATCCCTCCTATTGTGTTGCACAATACATTTTCtgatattttttaacaaacaaactGTTAAATGAGATGCATGCAGTCCATGATGTCCATAATTAACTATCTCAATCTCAATAGCCTTGCATATCAATCCATAGTAGGGATTGATACGCAAGGCTGCCACTAATAGTGAGTAGTAATTGTCTAATAGACGGTCAAGATGGCCACATGTAATGAGAAATAAAAGGGGCTGGAGGTAGTTAGTTAGGAGGAGATAGGTGTGATTTGTGAGGAGTGAAAGAGAGGGACAGACAAGACACTGAAATGTCCTGGTGTGAGAGAACACTTCTTTATTACCATCTTTGTTTCAATCGCTTTATCTTAGAGCCTGTATCCTGTTAATAAATTTGCAGAGATTTTATCAATAATGCTCTGTTTTCAATCCCATGTTCAGAATCAGCTAACCACACTTGGTGGAAAAAGGCTTAGTTGTTTTTATTACGATCTGCTGCTATTAACTTGAATTAGAGTTCGCCTAAATAAATCCACCCAAGTAGTTACCCAATCAGTTAGTTGAAACTTGTAGTCTGGGATAGTTAGATATGTAAGATGTGACGCCTAGTTCTACATGCGTTAAGTTTTCCTTAATGGTTAAATTTTGCCTCTGAATGAAAAATGAGTTACGTACCATCTCTAATGCATCTCAATTTTCTTTCATATAACtatgaagataaaaaatatGGGAATAACCTAATGGGAGACAATTCTTCTTCAACATGAGATGTATCACAATTTATCCCTCTTGATGTCTGAGCCGCAAGTTCCATCAACAAAGCAGCAAACAGAAGTAAGACTGCAAAAGAAACGATTCCAATGTTAAACAAAGTGAAACCAAGCAAGAAAGGATGATATAAGGATGTGCAAACTTACATGGACCAACAAAAGCCATTCCTGTGGCAAACAATGATCCACAAAGTTGTCCAAGGGTGGCACCAGCACCAATAAACCCAAATAATCTTGAACCTGACTGAACCCAAAGAATGTTAAGTTGGTCCCAGAcaaccaaaatcaaaacaaaaattatgtaTCAATAAACAAACCTCATTGTCCATTACGTCAATTACCCTTGCCCAAGTTGAAGAAATTGTAATTAGATTAAGCAAAGCAACCTtggcacaaaaaagaaaaatataaatatatcacAAAAGTATCTTTGGAAGCAAGCTAGCAGGAGAATGAAAAGTGGAGAAGAACAAAACCATTATAAGCCATACCCAAAGAAACAATCCTATACGGACAGAGATATAAAACCATCCATGGTTATCCCAGCCAGATGACGATGCAAGACTACCTTGATCACTAAGTTTCCCTTCTTTTGAGGTCAAAGCCGTGGACCCCTAGGTGTAGGAACAGAAAACCCATTTTAACACGATCTTAACACAAATGATATACTGAGCAGAATATCAAGACTGCAACAAAAAACTTCCAGTTATATTATTGTCTTACAATCAAATTGGAGGTCGAAGATCCAGCTGATGAGTAGTGCCATAAAATAAAGAACACTATGAGTGATACACTGAAGAACCTGTGTATGAAAACCAAAGCCTGGAATTTCAAAAGGCTTTATTACAGTATGACATGCAAGTAAACATCAACTAATAACCATTATAtatcattttcaaattcatttttcatgacaAAACTGACTAAATAGTTAAATATGAATGCATCTTAACATAATTTGATTTTCTCTtattaaaacaatatattattacaaTGATTCAAATCCCAAAATATTACATCCAAATGGTTGCTTTTTGAAAAGCCTGGTATTTTGTTCAAGGCTTTCAGCCCTTGAACATGCAACCGCATTTTGATTCTTATTTCTTGATGTTTTTAAATTGTCTGCAACAAATACAAAGTACATAAAAATGGACATTTTATGGAACCCGTCAAATACCAAGTGTGACCATTATTTTCATAGATATGGTCTTTCCCTGGAGCTCCTTTACCAACTCTTATGATGTATATGATTGTACATCGATGTCTCCGCAAAGTGAATTAAGGAATTGACTTAGCACTCTGACTATAAATGAGATGTCTAGTCGAGTAACTACAAGATAGTTTAAATCTCTAACTAATTTGAAGTATCTTTTAGGTCCAAAAGTAACTCCCCTAAATTCATAAGAATTTAGCATTTGATCCCTAGCTAAGAGTGTTTAAGAACCTTGCATTGTACATACTAGTTTCATATGATACTACTCCGaccatttttataagaaacagttGACCTTTTTAAGtccattgaataactgatgtataccagataattgtttcttataaaaaaggacCGGAGTATGTACTAgacacttcaaattgaagacATGTCTAGTATCTCCCTTGTGTCATGTCATATCCGAAACATGTAGCTATTTGACACATATCGGTGTCCGATACTgatacatataataaatatataattacatTCAGTCACTATTCACTTCaaattctcaaattattatccgTGTCTACGTGTTAGCGTCCGGTGTtcttatatgaatatgaatgatgaaaattgaattgaagaaaaaataaaaaattgtgataaaATAAAACTCAACCTTGTTTTTAGAGAGATTAGGGAGAGAGAAGACGAGTGATGAAAACGGTGCAGCAACGACAGTGAGCAACAATGAACCTATAAATAAACCAGGTAGATTCGATAGTCCCAATGAAATTGCACCTTCATCACGCAAAGGTAAAACTACAAAATACGCACTCAAAATCTGcaacagcaaaaaaaaaatcgaaaaattaattaataattaaacgGAAGAAGAAGAACATTGTGAAAGTAACATTGAGATGAGAAACTCACaaagaagaaacagaagaaTGAATGAAGAAGAGCAGAGGATTCGTGCGGGTGCACCGTAACAAAAACGGAGACAAACGCATCAAATCGATTCCTCCCCATCGCGCGTTTCTGTTTTCCGATCGGAGACGAGAGGAagaacaacaattttttattttttcttagcATTGCAATTTGCAACTAGTTCCCAAAGTCAAAAAATTAATGCCACGTCATTTATATTTGGGTTCTCAAAAAATTGATTAATCAATTGAACGACTCAGATCTTTCCACGTAAGACTGTGACCACACCGTAACGTAAACTTTCCCTTTCAGCGACGACGATGATGGCAACCATTTTCTCAAGTTCTCGTTTTCTGCTAAATACACTGAAATTCACTTCGCGTTCAAACGCCGTTAACCTAAGAAGAAGTTTCCGTCCATCAGGAATGAATACTTCAGCTAGGGTTTCCAGTAACGGTAGCGGCGGTGCTGTTCGTTTCCCGTTATCTTCATCGAATGCTTTGATCATTCAGAAAGGAGATATCACGAAATGGTCCATTGATGGTTCCACCGATGCAATCGTATGTAAAATTTGCTCTActgtttgatatttttcttacaatttatatagaaaaaatctagaattttataaatttatatgtaTAACTGTATATGAATGTGAACACATGCAGGTAAATCCTGCAAATGAGAGAATGCTTGGAGGTGGTGGTGCAGATGGAGGTAAATCATTTCtaatttctatatataattgaaatttttttgagttAATAGTCAATTTAGTCATATGTGTCGGTGTCAGAAGAGCGCATGTGTCAGACACCGATACATGTGACTACattaaactattttattttctcaaattattatctgtGTCGTTTCTCAGTGTCCATGTCGTGTTTGGTGTATGTGtatgtgtttgtgcttcataggttcCCACGTCATTAACATTTCAAAACTTGCTATCAAATGCATCATTCTACAATTACCAATGGAAGAACGAActcaatttatgtttttttatctCAGAGATCATTTTGGAATATTGATAATGTGTGAAATTAAGTTGATACAGTTCTACTCATTagttcttaatttaattttaagtagaaaaatttataaatagtATATCAGTATATGGTGTTATATAGTTATATGGGGTAGTAAAAATGATCGTTGAGTGATGGCCTTTTATGGTGATTTCAGCTATACATAGGGCAGCTGGTCCAGATCTTGTTAGAGCATGCCGGAATGTACCAGAAGTCAGGCCTGGAGTTCGCTGCCCAACGGGGGAAGCAAGGATCACACCGTGAGTTCTTATAATTTTACATATAGGAACTTTTTTGATGCGCTTGTTTTATGGTTATCTTTCAGTTGGATAAGCACTTCGATGAAAAGTGAATCACCAGATTAGTCTCTATGGGGTTCAGGCAACTTGTTTCCTAAAATTAACGAAATTCCAAAGTATTCTCTGAAATTGAAAGTATTTGATTGCACTAGTCCTTTTGTGTCGCTTAATCCAATTGTCTCGAAGAGACTAATGTTATCAAAGATTTTCAATTTCAtggataattataaaattttttaatttcagcTCTTTTACAATTTCAGGGGCTAAATTAGGTAATTCACTTAAAGTATAATCATCTTGGAAAGCTTATTGAATATAAGTTGTTTTGGTGTTATTTTCTTCATAAggataaaaattgaaacttgtGAACATAGCCTTCGCAGAACGGCAGAATCTTGTCTTATATAGACCTTTTACTTGTTTGGTGTGCAGAGGTTTCCTGCTGCCTGCTTCTCATGTTATTCATACTGTTGGCCCAATCTATGATGTTGATAGTAATCCTGCTGCATCTCTGGCAAGTGCTTACAGGTAGCTTTTTTGTAATGTTGTGATTCAGAAGCTATTCTTCAACCTTCGTCATCTTTGAACTATTAAAAGTTCATTCCATTTTGTATTTTGGTTCATAGTCATTATTACAGGACTGACATTTTGTATTATCAAATTGATTTTTCAGAAATAGTTTGAGGGTCGCAAAAGAGAACAACATTCAATACATAGCATTCCCAGCTATATCATGTGGTGTCTATGGGTAAGTTCATGCTAACAAATTCTTCTATTCATTCCCCGTGTTCTGTTCATTGGTAATGAATAATGATCACATATTTACATGGTTATACTGGTGTGAAACTTTAGGTTGGTCCCATGGCTTGAGATGTAATTCTCTTTCACATTTCCCTAGATATAACATGCGGTTGGGCTTCTGTTTTGCTTTTTGCCTTTTGAGAGAATTATATTTAAGGATCTGCCAAAAAGACGGTGATAATTTATGATTAATGAAAACCCCACTCTGACTATTCAAATCATTAGGGGAAAACAcagttaaaaaatttataatgcaATAGCATACCATTCAAGATGCTGTGTGTCATGAACTAATTATATCAAAAGTGTTAAGTTAGATGAAAGAACATGAATGCTGTTTATGTCTAACACACCCTGATGCAATGGACAATGAACAAGCCTACTCAACCTTATGTGGAATTTTAGCTATTATGAAGAATAGAGCTAGCTACAAGTGTTGAACTGTAGACCATTTGATCATAGAGACCGACTATCGCTTAAGTTGTTAGGTGAACGTGATTTTTATTCTGATGACCAATTTGTTCCCAAACCTAACAAATTCTATCTTCAGGCTTGCAAATATAGTTTTCCCTTTGATTtgatattataataactaagtCTCTCTTCCCAAATGTTTAATGCTCTGCATTTTTCAGATACCCTTACGATGAAGCTGCTACTGTAGCAATTTCTACCATCAAAGAGTTCCAAAATGACTTTAAGGAGGTAGTATTACATTCCATTTACTCCATTTTCTCTATTTGAATAGTATATAATATGGATTTGGCTCCTTTAAACTTTAGAAGTTAGATATCCTAATCATTAGTGCAAAGATCAAAGGTTGATAAATCATGAGTTTGTTACGCATTACACACTCTAAAGGAGTCAAATCCATACCATTTATACTTTTCGTGAGCGCTATTTTGCCATTGGGTTTCTTAACTTTCAAATATTTGCTCAATTTGGAAAATGTCAAAAGTTGGTTTAATTGATCGATGATCGTATTTCCTATGAATTGCAAATATTTCATTAGGCCTAATTTGACTAAATATTCAATGAAAGAAATTATGGGGAGTAAAGATGTCCTTTCATTGAACAACTTATTAAAgctaaatttatataatttcgTGTaagataaaaattcaaaaaagggtcacgaaatgaaaaagaaacatgACTATAAAAATGAGAGTACCGCATGGGTAAATTTGCTTTCTAGAGTGATgactcaaatttttttataaaggatTTATAGAATTGACCAGGTTTGTACCTAATAAGATTATCTTTCTATAGCTGAAGTTTATAGAATACTtaattacatttatatatttgtttcagGTCCACTTTGTTCTCTTCGCGTCTGATATTTATGACATTTGGTTAAATAAGTCGGATGAATTGTTGAAAGGTTAGTGTCCCCTCAGAAATCAGTCCACAGAATTGAAGACCTAAGTCGTTTAGACTCGTGCAAGAAATTAATTACAACATTTCATATGGTTCTTTTGTAAGGAAAATATGTAAGCTAAATTACACTTTACTAGATGTTATATTCTTCTCTTGAATGTTAGAGGGATTTAGTATTTTATGCTATAAATATGAGACTggaaatgtaccaaaaaaaaagagactGTAAATGACAATTATTTCTGCAGTTTTTGAAGTTATTCTATGGTATCGGATTAGTCCTTCAATTTTGAAAGTTATTAtgcaactctttttttttttacttcaaatTATGCAACTCTTGTTTACACTGCTAGTCAATTACATGGTGATGGAGCATTGGGATGAGGCAAGTGGATTTATATAGACTCAGCCAAATGTGTtgtttgtccaaaaaaaaaatggtggcACTGCGAGATTTAATTTTGCCACGCTACtgattttcatttatttttagcgtcaaagaaatgaaattttaattaaagaaatgaagaaaacaaaaataatatatcataactttctatttatgtttttgaatattaaataaatagcacacaatttgttttttctcgTTTTCACGTTAAGgatgcgtttgattcgtaaaataataaggactggacagaacagtacaggacaaaacaagataatacaggacaggacaaacATGTACCAAAAAGATATAGGAcgacaatatttttatattcgaaaataaaatgggtattttcgtattttttatagttgtactgtggacaaaaagttgtcccgtggtttagTGAgtgacaaaaaatcttgtttttgtcctgtctcttgctacctaatttgtccagtcccataaccaatttcaaatcaaacagagtacaacaaaaattgtcctgtccagtcccctgttttttggcaaatcaaacgcaccctaaatGATTCTTGAAATCATACATATCAATCATTAAGAATATCACCAACTAAATTATACACAATTCTCTTATTCTCATGTAGTAAATATATGTACGCATATCAATCATAAAAAATACTCACAATCAATTATTACATGTATAACACTATAAATATATGAGAATTCAGTTTCTCcttaatttttcataatactacatgcatcattatttatttgatttctgatttcttttgatatttttctcctttctttcatattttttgcatacattcataaaaataaaacacaattgTGCAAACTTACAAAGTACATCGCTagtaaaaatacaaaaatatctATTCCCTatggtcactattataaacaaAGTAAATTGACTTTTTTAGTAAATTGAGAAGTGATATTTCTGGTCTAGATTTTATATGTCAGATACATCATTTTTTCAGTGTaccaaaaatatcaaatttgtttataatagtgaccggatGGAGTATCCTCTAACAATTTACaatactattaaaataaatttatgtccACCCAATAACTATACATATTATATGTattactaaaaaatatttagtgtCTTTTTAGAattaaatttgcttataatattggttcaaaaaaaaaatttccttatAGTGATTCGAAGAAGTGCAAAAACTATTTCATCACATTTTGTTGTCTACAATCGACGACATACTTGATGACGATGTTACAATTATTTCCTGTTTCTATCCAAAACCAAACCGTcggatttttattttaacaatgtCATTATCGGAGGTATTATAGTGATGTGTTTGGTTTGGTTAACATCATTAGTACTTAATAGTATTTAGGTCATGCTCTTCAAAAACTCATATTTCGTTTGGTAGCTCAAACTACTATATCTTATTTAGACTATCTTAACTACAAATACTAAAGGTAATAAGCATTATATTCTTGTGCTCCAGACACTTATTAATAcgcatattaatatgaaaatatcttcttaaaatttgtgcataAATGCCTTAAAAAGTGTAGAAATTTACGTTTATTAATTTActctttaattttgtttttttgtatacTAACAAATTCCCTTGTGTGCTATGTAGCATGACCTATCTTGCTTGCTTCTTCCTTATCGATGTCGTTTGCTTCCTCTAAAACTGCATACTTTTTATAACATTATTTCGAAAAACCTATAACGTAATTTCGAAAAACAAAGTAAAGAATATAATAACTAAGTGTTTTTATACACGGTAAAATATATGGTTGAGATACGGTGTCAAACTAAACTTTGACTCCTTGTGTCAACGGATCTTAACTCAAATACATTATTTACGACATGCTCAAATACAATCATATGCCATCACTCTCCATCTCCTTAAAGACGACATCTAACAATCCCATGTCACACCTATTTTGCATCAGCTTTTCTTCTATAGACTGTTACCGATTTCTATGTACAAGTTGGACTTCATGAACCCAACTTAGAGTCCTCCATCGGAAATCATGAACCCGGTGTGAGAGTTTATATATGATTGGACAATCATCACATTTGAACCATGGTTTTGAAGTGTAATTAGGTTCAATCCATATCATCTTCCTTTCGCATAGTCTTGGTGAAAACGAGAAGGTCATGGAGGTGGCTGCCCCTGACCGGTCCACGAACACAATTGATGCTGCCTTGAAGAGAAGAAGGAAAGGACTAGAGGAGGCGAAAGAGGAAGACAAAGAGGCCAATGAAGAGGTCGAAAAGTATGACCCCGTTTACAAAACTATCACGAAGGAGGTCAAAAAGTACGACCTCATTTACAATCCTCCTAAATTAAGTATTTGATGCATGAATGCCTTTTGAAATTTGTCAATTTAATCCTCTAACAATGGCTAGGCTAAGTGACATTTTCTCCAATTAGAGAACAAATTAACCAAAATGCATTTATATGACATTTATGATTCAGACAGATTTTCTACACTACGAACAGAATACATTTGGTAGCATTTTTTACGAATTCCTTCTGTGGTATAAAACACTTCCATTGAAATTAAATAGTTCAGTCATCAGTAGATTATACAACAAGAGTTGCGAGAAGGCGTGATAGCCAACTTGCATAAAGTATAAACTAATTTTGCATAGATCAATTGCACAATTACATTCAACCGCAGACAACATTATTCTTCAAAGAAAACTGTATCCAATGTCACCATTACTAGTACACAAGCTCAAGGAAGTTTAAATTAATCACTCAACTTGCAAATATCAACGAACTTCTGTACTGCATTATGGTACTGGGTTCCCTGGAATATAGGACGGGCACAACATGTTCATATGTTAGAAAATCTAGAATGCCATAATAATAAATCAGAGtagaagaaatttatttttctcttttcctcTTTTGCAGTCaaacaaataattttgaaaCATATAAGAGGTCAACCATAAATGAAAAGGGAGAATTTGATTGGCTTACTGGAAGGAAAAACAACTATAATAATTGGTTTCCGTTAGATTAAGGAAgcttatttgaatttatcttatgacataaacacttatataaGATACATGATAAGGCGATGATAAAATAGCAACTTGCAAACAAATTGAACTTGTAAGCACTACCTCCCAATAAAGTTGGTGACAGTCCATACACTGCCAAAACTCTAAGTTCTTGTTAAATAAGCAATTTGGTATTTTTTGGAAACCCTTTGCAGCTTCAATAGCTTCTTCAGTTGATAGTGGCTTCTGAATAAACCTTCCATTGCATTTTGTGCATCTTGACATTAGCTGATCCTCACTAATATTTAGTTGAAAGGTTTCAATAATCTGAAAAACACCTCAATTTTAGCTTTGTGACACTATGTCATCGTTTCTCATGCGACATATGGTTAACAATTTTTCTATTCACTATGTAAACATTGAACACAGGAGAAATGGAACTTTTTTACTTGAAATCTAAGAAATATACTGTCCCAACTCAGCAAAGACAAACATTCCAGGTTAAATATGGATTTAACTTCAAAATCCATGGGTTCAACTCTAGCCCTTTATGAGCAGTGAGCACATTCACATTACCCATAAAAGTTCACATTCTAAACCTACTAGACAAGAGTTCCTTAAAAGATAGAGATAATTTCTGAATTTGCCCCCTTGTTACCCGAAGGCCGAAGCACGCTTCCGGTAGTGTATTTTGACATATTTGAGCAATACTCGTGGGCGGATTGATTAATTATCAAAGATAGTTAGATAGATATGTTATACTATTTAACTTTACTTTCATAGATATGTATATATTAACAATTTCTTTTTGGTCCAAATATCTTACAATCTATCTAATTTCTAGGTAGATAACTAAAGCAACCATACCTCAAGTAGCTGTTCATTTTTTAGAAGACTCTTCACTTTATATATTTGATAGTCATGTCTTAGCAATTTTGCATCCCGTGTTAAAAGCACCCTTTTCTCTTTTTGTGCTTGCGTTATTAACTCCctgaaatgatgaaaataatttcaaccgacaggaaaaaaaaatataataaaatcagCTGCCACACAAATAATAATGATACTTATACAAGAATAAACGattagaaaataataagaacaGAAGTACACTCTATTACCTTGGTTCAGGCTTCTTTGAATTGGGAACTGCAGCATCTATCCCAACACAACGTAAATGTTTTGCCAAGCCTTCAACCTGAGTAAATTCCTTACCCAATTCATGCTCacgttttaattttatatatccACAACTATTCAAATCATTCATTACAATAAAATCCTTTTCTTTTTGGATTACACATTTCaataaatattcataaaaaaCAGAAGTCAAAATatcgacactgataataataaaaaattaaaaatggccTCATATATTATGTGCTAAAGAGTGATTGGAATTTAACTATATCTGCTATAAACCTGCTGCTTAACCTCTAAATATTACTGAAAGGGTAAATCACATGTTCATAAAAATTGAAGGGGACACCatattttcataattaaatTGAGATGGTTACCATAACATCGCAGAGGAACTTTGGATATCCATCTCCCCCAACTAATGGATCCCAAGGTGCGGTACCTTGCCACTCATCAAAgttctctaaatttttttctCTAGGAATCCCATTAATTGGCAACTGCTTCTTTCGTTTCTTTTTTGAGGTCTTGGGCTCTCTGTCCGATTCCTTTAGCAAAATCCTATCACCATgttttttgacaattttcaaCAAAAACGCATCCATTGGGTTAGAAACCGAACATGATGACTTTTTAATCACTCCCCCTGCTGAAGGTATCACCTGAACAACATCAGAACAGGTAGTGGCTTGCACAATTGCTAAAGCTTCACAAAATTGTGTACTAAGAACTTTATCATTCATATCGTGCTTCCTGAAGAGCTCTTTCAACCCAAGATTTGCACTAGGAATGGACAATTCATTGGTCTTGAGAACCAACTCTCCTGCAgttaagaaattaataaaatccAATTACCGAAAAATTCCATGTATACATCCCAAGTGAATGGATGgagaaaatatcaatttttaatttgaaacaatATAGATagggaatgaatgaatatccacTGCGATCAGAAAGTAAGATTATACACATGCATGCTAACATTCAAGTGTGAAATGTTGAGGATGAAAGCTGAACAATGAAAACAGCTGAATGGAGTTGAGGGATTTAATAGAACTACATACGAGTTAAATCATATTATGAAGATTGATCGACATTTTGAATACATTATCATTACAAGTGATGCAAATACTAAGATGTATAGTTGGCAAACTATCTTGCAAgaaatcaatttatattttttcttatggGTATTTCTCCaccattttattttaacaacaGTTTTTATTCCTTTCAAATATACAAACTTCAAAAAGGTTAATGACAAATCAAGACAGCCACAAATGGAAAATTCCAAGGATGCTACAGTACTTTGAACACTTGGGTAATTAATCAGTTAGAGGAGGTTCAATTAGATAAATAGGGTAAACAACACATGGATTTAGGAAACTGTATTTTGCATGAACCATGGGAAATTGTATTTTGTTCGAACCAAGAAAGTGTTAACTTGCTGTTATGATGAAATAAGGCTAAAATTGGCAAATAGCCACTTTTTTTAGACATGGAACATAAGTGGATTGTCATGTAGCAAAACACTTAAGTTCcagttataaaaaattaactatgCACTGTCTTTTCTGCATCAT from Trifolium pratense cultivar HEN17-A07 linkage group LG1, ARS_RC_1.1, whole genome shotgun sequence includes these protein-coding regions:
- the LOC123902917 gene encoding uncharacterized protein LOC123902917, with protein sequence MLRKNKKLLFFLSSPIGKQKRAMGRNRFDAFVSVFVTVHPHESSALLHSFFCFFFILSAYFVVLPLRDEGAISLGLSNLPGLFIGSLLLTVVAAPFSSLVFSLPNLSKNKALVFIHRFFSVSLIVFFILWHYSSAGSSTSNLIGSTALTSKEGKLSDQGSLASSSGWDNHGWFYISVRIGLFLWVALLNLITISSTWARVIDVMDNESGSRLFGFIGAGATLGQLCGSLFATGMAFVGPFLLLFAALLMELAAQTSRGINCDTSHVEEELSPIRESDSNHKNVAGEIDRTEPTPIGSPKSSTSLVKHKVWPILEGLWLILSSTYLLHISLFIWLSAVVSSFFYFQKVSVIASTVTSSIGRRKLFAEINSFIAVFILIGQLSLTGRILTVAGVTTAICSAPFVGFLNLAALAVWPDWMVVAICETMRKVVTYVVTRPGRELLFVVVSEDEKYKAKICIDVLVQRLGDAAAAGIYKMLFGTQNGSPSTSALYGLPVCLLWIVTAFFLGRRQAQLSKENLK
- the LOC123902921 gene encoding macro domain-containing protein VPA0103, encoding MMATIFSSSRFLLNTLKFTSRSNAVNLRRSFRPSGMNTSARVSSNGSGGAVRFPLSSSNALIIQKGDITKWSIDGSTDAIVNPANERMLGGGGADGAIHRAAGPDLVRACRNVPEVRPGVRCPTGEARITPGFLLPASHVIHTVGPIYDVDSNPAASLASAYRNSLRVAKENNIQYIAFPAISCGVYGYPYDEAATVAISTIKEFQNDFKEVHFVLFASDIYDIWLNKSDELLKG
- the LOC123902916 gene encoding exonuclease mut-7 homolog, whose translation is MDPPNKKPLEIHLVTTTDSPEFNHLTRSLTQTSLVGLDAEWKPVRTHQTSFPTVSLLQIACQLGDDSVVFLLDLLSLPLSSLWESLKEMLVSPDILKLGFRFKQDLVYLSSTFCSQGCNPGFDKVEPYLDITSVYNHMQYKKNGRNVSKQNKSLSTICGEMLGISLSKELQCSDWSQRPLTEEQITYAAMDAHCLLGIFKVFQAKVAKEGELVLKTNELSIPSANLGLKELFRKHDMNDKVLSTQFCEALAIVQATTCSDVVQVIPSAGGVIKKSSCSVSNPMDAFLLKIVKKHGDRILLKESDREPKTSKKKRKKQLPINGIPREKNLENFDEWQGTAPWDPLVGGDGYPKFLCDVMVEGLAKHLRCVGIDAAVPNSKKPEPRELITQAQKEKRVLLTRDAKLLRHDYQIYKVKSLLKNEQLLEIIETFQLNISEDQLMSRCTKCNGRFIQKPLSTEEAIEAAKGFQKIPNCLFNKNLEFWQCMDCHQLYWEGTQYHNAVQKFVDICKLSD